One segment of Ipomoea triloba cultivar NCNSP0323 chromosome 12, ASM357664v1 DNA contains the following:
- the LOC115998009 gene encoding ribonuclease 3-like: MKPFHCFLLLTTLSLASLSTIAFTADIKPDYFFISLKWPKTQCKSKEGCCLPKKGSPSLNDFVIHEFQAFYSSNGGTIANCTTGTKFQPSKIADLVPSLQKYWPSLSCPSRDSKKLWKEEWVEYGTCAETLFNQHDYFAAALRVYKQINLLKLLADAGIKPNGTYYPGEAINKAIAKAGLGEITVSCREDEKGVNAVLDYITFCASNKGKKIKCPGHSFWICDSTNGNKVKFPY, from the exons ATGAAGCCTTTCCACTGTTTCCTTCTTCTAACTACACTCTCTTTGGCATCCCTTTCTACTATAGCCTTTACCGCTGATATCAAACCTGATTACTTTTTCATCAGTCTCAAA TGGCCAAAGACACAGTGTAAGAGCAAGGAAGGGTGTTGCCTCCCAAAGAAAGGAAGCCCTTCTTTGAATGATTTTGTCATTCATGAATTTCAGGCATTTTACTCTAGTAATGGAGGGACAATAGCAAATTGCACAACGGGAACCAAATTCCAACCCTCAaag ATTGCAGATTTGGTGCCGAGTTTGCAAAAGTATTGGCCGTCATTGAGTTGTCCCAGTAGAGATAGCAAGAAGTTGTGGAAGGAAGAATGGGTGGAGTATGGTACTTGTGCTGAAACACTATTCAATCAGCATGATTACTTTGCAGCTGCTCTCAGAGTCTACAAACAAATTAATCTCCTCAAACTTCTAGCTGATGCAG GAATCAAACCGAATGGTACATATTACCCGGGAGAGGCAATCAATAAAGCTATAGCAAAAGCTGGATTAGGTGAAATAACGGTATCATGTCGAGAAGACGAGAAGGGGGTGAACGCTGTTTTGGATTACATTACATTTTGTGCTAGCAACAAGGGTAAGAAGATCAAATGCCCAGGGCATTCCTTTTGGATTTGCGATAGTACAAATGGGAATAAGGTCAAATTCCCCTATTAA